From Cyanobacteriota bacterium:
GCGTGAACATCAGAAGCATGAATTTCATTGGATAACGACGGTTTAGGAGCTTGTAACTCAGCCCCAGCTCCCAATTCTGTGATATATTATGCTCTATGCGTGTAAGTGTAATAGGCACAGGCTATGTAGGTTTAGTAACAGCGACGTGTTTTGCGTTCCTTGGACATGATGTAGCTTGCCTAGATATCAATGAAAAAAGAATCGAAGACCTTAAACAAGGTAAAGTACCGATTTATGAACCTCATTTAGAAGAATTATTAATCGCTTGCAAAGCAAAAAACAAATATCCGATTTTTTCTACTGATGCGTGCGAAGTGATCTCACACGGTGAGTTTATATTTATTGCTGTTGGAACCCCTCCTCAAGCTAACGGTGAGCCCAATCTTGAATACCTTAAATCTGCTGCTGAAACTATCGGTAGATATATGCAAGATGGAGCTATTGTAATCAATAAGTCAACTGTCCCTGTTGGTTCTGGTAATTGGGTTGCAATGCTTGTTGAGAATGGAATTGCTCTACGTGCTACTGATGCCAGTAAACATACAAGTACTTTAACCAAGCTTGATTTTTCAGTTGCTTCCAATCCTGAGTTTTTGAGAGAAGGTTCTGCGATTGCTGATACTTTATATCCTGATAGAATAGTTGTTGGTTCTGATAATCAAGAAGTTGCAAATAAACTCAAAGGACTTTATCGTGTTTTAAGTGAACAAGAATTTGAAGCGCTAGATTTTTGTCCGAGACCAGAGAATTTTGGCAAAGTAGAAGTGATTTCTACTGATATCACCAGCGCTG
This genomic window contains:
- a CDS encoding UDP-glucose/GDP-mannose dehydrogenase family protein; protein product: MRVSVIGTGYVGLVTATCFAFLGHDVACLDINEKRIEDLKQGKVPIYEPHLEELLIACKAKNKYPIFSTDACEVISHGEFIFIAVGTPPQANGEPNLEYLKSAAETIGRYMQDGAIVINKSTVPVGSGNWVAMLVENGIALRATDASKHTSTLTKLDFSVASNPEFLREGSAIADTLYPDRIVVGSDNQEVANKLKGLYRVLSEQEFEALDFCPRPENFGKVEVISTDITSAEMIKYSANAFLASKISFANQMANICDLVGADVLEVMKGIGSDERIGHRFLNAGIGWGGSCFGKDVDALIKIAEEYNYNPEMLKATKKINYAQRDLVIKRLQEHLKIIKGKKIGLLGIAFKPNTDDLRDAPALDIAAALIKLGARVVATDPIAIENCKVQNPGFELSYVNNACELAEGLDALILVTEWQEYLDLDMKDLLARMNGNLFIDGRNQYSPSKMRELGFTYIGMGRA